The Pantoea sp. At-9b genome includes a window with the following:
- the ycgZ gene encoding regulatory protein YcgZ, with amino-acid sequence MRQNSMKPDTAENIARYFADSQLPSQQEMLGQIVMEILRNGTALNRPAICAKLIRRLELADSSEEEQLCRTLIGLLFGREDAL; translated from the coding sequence ATGCGCCAGAACAGCATGAAACCTGATACGGCGGAAAACATTGCCCGTTATTTTGCCGATTCACAGCTCCCCTCGCAACAGGAAATGCTGGGGCAGATTGTGATGGAAATCCTTCGCAACGGCACCGCCCTTAACAGGCCGGCCATCTGCGCAAAGCTCATACGCCGCCTGGAGCTTGCTGACAGTTCAGAAGAAGAGCAGCTCTGCCGCACGCTGATTGGCCTGCTGTTCGGCCGGGAAGATGCTCTCTGA
- the amyA gene encoding alpha-amylase, translating to MKNPTLLQAFHWYYPEGGQLWPKLAERAAHMSESGINMIWLPPAYKGASGGSSVGYDTYDLFDLGEFDQKGSIATKYGDKAQLHTAIEALHQHQIAVLMDVVVNHKMGADERERILVNRVDEQDRSQIHEEVVECDAWTRYTFPVRAGKYSKFIWDYKCFSGVDHIENPDEDGVFKIVNDYTGEGWNDQVDNELGNFDYLMGSNIDFRNRSATEEIKYWARWMMETTQCDGFRLDAVKHIPAWFYKEWIDHVQEVSEKQLFIVAEYWSFELDKLQQYINQVEGKTLLFDAPLHMKFHEASKQGSSYDMSQIFSGTLVEADPFHAVTIVANHDTQPLQALEAPVEAWFKPLAYALILLRENGVPCVFYPDLYGASYEDIGSDGEKHKVEMPVIDKLDRLMIARQRFAHGVQTLWFDHPNCIAFSRSGTEDETGCVVIMSNGDYGEKTLMLGENYAGKNWRDFLGNRDETITTNEQGEAVFTCSGGSVSVWVID from the coding sequence ATGAAAAATCCAACCCTGTTACAGGCATTTCACTGGTATTACCCCGAAGGAGGCCAGCTCTGGCCTAAGCTGGCCGAACGGGCAGCGCATATGAGCGAATCTGGTATCAATATGATCTGGCTGCCACCGGCGTATAAAGGCGCTTCAGGCGGCAGTTCAGTCGGCTATGACACTTACGATCTGTTTGACTTGGGTGAGTTTGATCAGAAAGGCAGCATTGCCACTAAATATGGTGACAAAGCGCAACTGCATACGGCGATTGAAGCGCTCCATCAGCATCAGATTGCGGTACTGATGGATGTGGTAGTTAACCACAAAATGGGCGCGGATGAGAGAGAACGCATTCTGGTAAACCGGGTCGACGAGCAGGACCGCTCACAAATCCACGAAGAGGTGGTGGAGTGTGATGCCTGGACGCGCTACACCTTTCCGGTTCGCGCCGGAAAGTATTCAAAGTTTATCTGGGACTATAAGTGCTTTAGCGGCGTGGATCACATCGAAAATCCCGATGAAGACGGCGTGTTCAAGATTGTGAACGACTATACCGGTGAGGGCTGGAACGACCAGGTTGATAATGAGCTGGGTAATTTTGATTATCTGATGGGGTCCAATATCGATTTCCGCAACCGCTCTGCGACGGAAGAGATCAAGTACTGGGCGCGCTGGATGATGGAAACCACCCAATGCGACGGATTCCGCCTGGACGCGGTTAAACATATTCCGGCTTGGTTCTACAAAGAGTGGATTGACCATGTACAGGAGGTGTCTGAAAAGCAGCTGTTTATCGTGGCGGAGTACTGGTCGTTTGAACTGGATAAACTGCAACAGTATATCAATCAGGTTGAAGGCAAAACGTTGCTCTTCGATGCGCCACTGCATATGAAGTTTCACGAAGCCTCTAAACAGGGCAGCAGCTACGACATGAGCCAGATTTTCTCCGGCACGCTGGTAGAAGCCGATCCGTTCCACGCAGTCACTATCGTTGCCAACCACGATACTCAGCCGCTGCAGGCGCTTGAAGCGCCGGTTGAAGCCTGGTTTAAGCCGCTCGCCTATGCGCTGATTTTACTGCGCGAAAACGGTGTGCCGTGCGTGTTTTATCCGGATCTCTATGGTGCCAGCTATGAGGACATCGGCAGCGATGGTGAAAAGCATAAGGTTGAGATGCCGGTGATTGATAAGCTCGATCGTCTGATGATTGCGCGCCAGCGTTTTGCACACGGGGTGCAGACGTTGTGGTTTGATCATCCCAACTGCATCGCGTTCAGCCGCAGCGGCACTGAAGATGAGACAGGCTGCGTTGTGATCATGTCTAACGGCGATTATGGAGAGAAAACGCTAATGCTGGGAGAAAATTACGCTGGCAAAAACTGGCGCGATTTCCTTGGTAATCGCGACGAGACGATCACCACCAACGAACAGGGTGAAGCAGTATTCACCTGCAGCGGCGGCAGCGTCAGCGTCTGGGTCATTGATTGA